Sequence from the Methanosarcina siciliae T4/M genome:
ACTTTCCAGTCCGAGATTCAATTACAAATCCTGCCTGCTAACCAATTTTCCCCTAAATTATGCTAACAGAAGTCTGTCTTTCAAACTACTCTGTCACAAACTACTCAATCCCAAAATATTCTGCGCTGTATATTTTCAATACAAAGCAAATACATTTCAAATCGCCATCTGGCAATTCTAAATGTAAAATATAATTATACATCAAACCTATTTAAAGGTAAAAGACGAAAAACATAAGATATTTTTGAAGAAATTTATACAAGGTTTCGCCAAACTTTTTGTGTCTTTACAAACTTTTTGTTTCGTAATCGTCAAACAGTTTGTTTCGTATTCTCCAAACCGTTTTTCTGTATTTGTTAGCCTGTAATTATTTGTAGAAATGTACGCCCTAATTCTGCAGAAAGCTTGCGCTCCCTGTGTTGTTCTAAAAATTCCTGATATTTTCTGCTGCAGTTTCATCATCCTGATATCTCTTTCTGCTTGATTATTCTCAAACGGAACTTTCAAATCTGTCAGGAATCTCAGGATCTTTTCTTTGTGTTCTATAAACCGATCCAGCAGATTCCTTGCTTTTGTTTTTGGGTTCTTTTCACGTATTCATTGTTTTTCAGAGAAAACTACTCTCCTGCATCTCTTTATTTTACCATTGTTTTGATGATGTTCCTAAGCGAAGCTCCAAATTTTACCTGCAATTATCCTTTATACGGGTCTGCTTGAGCGCAGCGAAACGAGTGAAAAGAACTGCGGTCGAATTTTTGGAAAATTGCTAATTTTAGGGCAAATTCCTGAAAACGCAAGCAAATTTTGTTGATGGATATTTTTAAATAGTATTATATCCTCTCGATTAGCACAGTTTTGTTGATTTTACATCAATCTGTATCCTAACTATATTTATCTCAACAATTGGAATTTCATCAATTGAAATATCAACTATTACTGTCTTGTAACTCCCTGGAGGAAACATGGACTCTGAATGCGGTAGAAAAGTAAGGTTGATGAACCTTGAATTCCGGGCACTTTACACTAAACTATTTGAAGATCGGTTTTTCCGCAAAATGGCTGCCTCTCAAAATGCCGAAATCAAGGAACTTAACAAAAACCAGCCTCTCGTTATCATGCTAATAGGACTGGTAAAGGAAATTATGCCCTCTACCATCGGGACTTATACGGGTATGGACCGGAGCAGTCTTTCGAGAATGGTGGATTCCCTGGAAGAGAAAGGCTTTGTCCGGAGAAAAAACGATCCTGCAGATCGGAGAAAGGTCCTCGTTTCCTTAACTGAAAAAGGCGAGAGGTGCTATGAGTTCCTGAATGAAATCACTGAGGAAATAGCTGCCGAGATTCTGGGCCTGGGTGAAGAGCAAGATTTCAGGGATTTTGAAAAGAGCCTTGAAACAATGTTGCGAGTCCTGAGAAAAATCGATTCTGCAA
This genomic interval carries:
- a CDS encoding MarR family winged helix-turn-helix transcriptional regulator, whose product is MDSECGRKVRLMNLEFRALYTKLFEDRFFRKMAASQNAEIKELNKNQPLVIMLIGLVKEIMPSTIGTYTGMDRSSLSRMVDSLEEKGFVRRKNDPADRRKVLVSLTEKGERCYEFLNEITEEIAAEILGLGEEQDFRDFEKSLETMLRVLRKIDSAITSRK